One Littorina saxatilis isolate snail1 linkage group LG1, US_GU_Lsax_2.0, whole genome shotgun sequence genomic window carries:
- the LOC138946164 gene encoding uncharacterized protein: MTSAAHLLLLLVVIVPATLGQGCDNTVVDACTADLEKTIEPVRALGSNIFVICRVFRNYYKCVEGACGNRITKTKNGTVHDVMARYGYECVLDHAAAFVNLPSLFRVATAIVLFFALRNCLVSS, translated from the exons ATGACATCTGCtgctcatcttcttcttctgttggtGGTCATAG TTCCTGCTACGCTGGGACAGGGATGTGACAACACTGTTGTGGACGCTTGTACAGCGGATCTGGAGAAAACCATTGAACCTGTCAGAGCGCTGGGTTCTAACATCTTCGTCATTTGCcg TGTTTTTCGAAATTACTACAAATGCGTGGAAGGTGCGTGTGGGAACAGAATAACCAAGACAAAAAATGGCACGGTGCATGATGTCATGGCACGATATGGCTATGAGTGTG tTCTGGATCACGCGGCAGCATTTGTGAATCTGCCTTCTTTGTTTCGGGTGGCCACTGCAATTGTTCTGTTCTTCGCCTTGCGCAACTGTCTGGTGTCTTCCTAG